One segment of Paraburkholderia sp. PREW-6R DNA contains the following:
- a CDS encoding DUF2878 domain-containing protein, translating into MQSTKHRLSTRRGDSATAGLYFVVGQIGWFVCVLGAAHSQAWLGMLFAALAVAWHLLRVADARREARLLVVTVSIGMIWESLLVYSGLLAYPSGTFIAGVAPYWLGALWALFAIQFNTVYGWLHGRPLLAALLGALAGPLSFRAGAALGAVRFIQPLAAWTVLALGWCVMLPSLLWLARRWDGVSAGR; encoded by the coding sequence ATGCAAAGCACAAAGCACAGACTCTCCACACGTCGCGGCGACAGCGCCACGGCTGGACTGTATTTCGTGGTCGGGCAAATCGGCTGGTTTGTCTGCGTGCTAGGCGCTGCACATTCGCAAGCCTGGCTCGGTATGCTGTTTGCCGCGCTGGCGGTCGCGTGGCACCTGCTGCGCGTGGCCGATGCGCGGCGCGAAGCGCGTCTGCTCGTCGTAACCGTCAGTATCGGCATGATCTGGGAAAGCTTGCTGGTTTATTCAGGATTGCTTGCTTATCCGAGCGGTACGTTTATCGCGGGCGTCGCGCCGTACTGGCTGGGCGCACTGTGGGCGCTCTTTGCGATCCAGTTCAATACGGTGTATGGATGGCTGCACGGACGACCGTTGCTGGCCGCGTTGCTCGGCGCGCTTGCCGGGCCGTTGTCGTTCCGCGCGGGCGCCGCGCTCGGCGCCGTGCGTTTCATCCAGCCGCTTGCCGCGTGGACTGTGCTGGCGCTCGGATGGTGCGTGATGCTGCCTTCGCTGCTGTGGCTCGCGCGTCGCTGGGATGGCGTTTCAGCGGGCCGCTGA
- a CDS encoding dihydrofolate reductase family protein, translating to MKPYIVAHMMSSLDGRSLTDGWHLDFATDLYEDTAAKFEANGWVCGRVTMQEISHGDDYPKGLAKGTVPRTNHFVERNAQQYAISIDPQGKVAWKSNTALKSHVIEVLTEQVPDDYLAYLQSIGVSYVFGGASELDLDKVVPTLATELGVKKLIVEGGSHVSGAFVNAGLVDEVSVLILPLVDGRSEHPSSFEVAMDKWHAPAYLKLTSVEKLEHDALWLRYTKAQQVV from the coding sequence ATGAAACCTTATATCGTTGCCCACATGATGTCGTCGCTCGACGGTCGTAGTCTCACCGATGGCTGGCATCTGGACTTCGCCACCGACCTGTACGAAGACACCGCAGCGAAATTCGAAGCGAACGGCTGGGTGTGCGGCCGTGTGACCATGCAGGAAATATCGCATGGCGATGACTATCCGAAGGGACTCGCGAAGGGCACCGTGCCGCGCACGAACCATTTCGTCGAACGCAACGCGCAGCAGTACGCGATTTCGATCGATCCGCAAGGCAAAGTGGCGTGGAAGAGCAATACGGCGCTCAAATCGCATGTGATCGAAGTGCTGACCGAGCAGGTGCCTGACGACTACCTCGCTTACCTGCAATCGATCGGCGTGTCGTATGTATTCGGCGGCGCGAGCGAACTGGATCTCGACAAGGTCGTGCCAACCCTCGCCACCGAACTCGGCGTGAAAAAGCTGATCGTGGAAGGCGGCTCGCACGTGAGCGGCGCGTTCGTGAATGCCGGTCTCGTCGATGAAGTCAGCGTGTTGATCCTGCCGCTCGTCGATGGGCGCAGCGAACATCCATCGTCGTTCGAAGTAGCAATGGACAAGTGGCACGCACCCGCATATTTGAAGCTCACGTCAGTCGAGAAACTCGAGCACGACGCGCTCTGGCTGCGTTACACGAAAGCGCAGCAGGTGGTATAG
- a CDS encoding NADH:flavin oxidoreductase/NADH oxidase gives MSALFQPYKLKDVSLRNRIAIPPMCQYTAEDGLINDWHRVHLAGLARGGAGLVIVEATAVSPEGRITPGCAGLWNDEQAQAFAPVVASIKAAGAVPGIQIGHAGRKASANRPWEGDDHIADGDSRGWQTIAPSAIAFGGGLPKVPKAMTLEDIARVREDFVAAAKRARDAGFEWLELHFAHGYLGQSFFSTHSNQRDDAYGGSLDNRSRFLLETLAAVRKVWPEHLPLTARFGVIEYDGRDEETLAESIELAKNFKREGLDMLSVSVGFSTPTAAIPWAPAFLAPIAQRVRREAGLPVSSAWGIDTPELADQSVKNEQLDLVMVGRAHLADPHWPYHAAKKLGIERPSWTLPAPYAHWLERYKVA, from the coding sequence ATGTCCGCATTATTCCAGCCTTACAAGCTCAAGGATGTGTCCTTGCGCAACCGGATCGCCATCCCGCCGATGTGCCAGTACACCGCCGAAGACGGTCTGATCAACGACTGGCATCGCGTGCACCTTGCTGGCCTCGCGCGTGGCGGCGCCGGGCTGGTGATCGTCGAGGCAACGGCGGTTTCGCCGGAAGGACGCATTACGCCGGGCTGCGCCGGCCTCTGGAACGACGAGCAGGCGCAGGCCTTCGCGCCGGTCGTCGCGTCGATCAAGGCGGCCGGTGCGGTGCCCGGCATCCAGATCGGTCACGCGGGGCGCAAGGCAAGCGCCAACCGTCCGTGGGAAGGCGACGACCACATCGCCGACGGCGACAGCCGCGGCTGGCAAACCATTGCGCCCTCGGCGATCGCATTCGGCGGTGGCCTGCCGAAAGTCCCCAAAGCGATGACGCTGGAGGACATCGCCCGGGTTCGCGAAGACTTCGTGGCTGCGGCAAAGCGCGCGCGCGACGCCGGTTTTGAGTGGCTCGAACTGCATTTCGCGCACGGCTACCTCGGCCAGAGCTTTTTCTCGACGCACTCCAACCAGCGCGACGACGCTTACGGCGGCAGCCTGGATAACCGCAGCCGCTTTCTGCTCGAAACGCTGGCGGCGGTGCGCAAGGTTTGGCCGGAGCATCTGCCGCTGACCGCGCGTTTTGGTGTGATCGAGTATGACGGCCGCGACGAGGAAACGCTCGCGGAGTCGATCGAACTGGCGAAAAACTTCAAGCGTGAAGGCCTCGACATGCTGAGCGTCAGCGTCGGTTTTTCCACGCCGACGGCCGCGATTCCGTGGGCTCCGGCGTTCCTCGCGCCCATCGCGCAACGCGTGCGCCGCGAAGCCGGTTTGCCGGTGTCGTCGGCGTGGGGCATCGATACGCCTGAACTGGCCGACCAGTCGGTGAAGAACGAACAGCTCGATCTCGTGATGGTGGGCCGCGCGCATCTGGCCGATCCTCACTGGCCGTATCACGCGGCGAAAAAGCTTGGCATCGAGCGCCCGTCGTGGACGCTGCCCGCGCCATACGCGCATTGGCTGGAACGTTACAAGGTCGCGTAA
- a CDS encoding DUF2844 domain-containing protein codes for MLMTGIARAMLGAGCALSFVTLSAHATLGQNVSTVASDQTNLHAVAHTTTSQRAYSVHAITMPSGTVVREYVAAGGTVFGVAWDGPTLPDLKAMLGAAFDTYVAATATRRGTPLAVSNSDLVVFSGGHLRAFSGYAYLPQAVPAGVDVGVIQ; via the coding sequence ATGCTCATGACAGGCATTGCTCGCGCAATGCTCGGGGCGGGCTGCGCGCTATCGTTTGTAACGCTTTCCGCGCATGCCACGCTTGGCCAGAACGTCAGTACCGTCGCGAGCGATCAGACGAACCTGCATGCCGTTGCTCACACAACGACTTCTCAGCGCGCGTATTCGGTTCATGCAATCACGATGCCGTCGGGCACCGTGGTGCGCGAGTACGTGGCGGCGGGCGGCACGGTGTTCGGCGTCGCATGGGACGGCCCCACGCTGCCCGATCTTAAAGCCATGCTGGGCGCTGCGTTCGACACTTACGTTGCGGCCACCGCCACGCGTCGCGGCACGCCACTCGCGGTGTCCAACAGCGATCTGGTGGTGTTCTCCGGCGGCCATCTGCGCGCGTTCTCCGGTTATGCCTACTTGCCGCAAGCGGTGCCCGCGGGCGTCGACGTCGGCGTCATTCAATAA
- a CDS encoding DUF3443 domain-containing protein, with the protein MRNPSWFMTLVGATLLALVVTACGGGGGSGGSSSASASASGSTSPTVTNTTPSPQLVAANAVRVTVDSGVSNVPNMPFVSITICVPGTAACQTIDHVLVDTGSWGVRIFASQLPASVSLPQQKDASGNLVAECMQFFDGYTWGPVRLADVQIAGEKAASLPVQVIDPGYATLPSDCASFGASRNAPSALQANGILGIGVFKHDCGANCVNQAVVGTYYGCNGAACSAIPLAEDLQVANPIPYFATDNNGSMLTLPAVSGGAQSVTGQLVFGIGTQSNNALGSAQVIGVSPSNGTFTTVQNGTTYSRSILDSGSTGLFFRTSALPVCASPNNAYYCPASTQQLSAMVQGVNGVTGAVNFSVGNATAIAQTYGSDSALPLLAGPAFVTSSIFDWGLPFFYGRNVYAAVEQQATPGGTGPYVAY; encoded by the coding sequence ATGCGCAACCCGTCCTGGTTCATGACCCTTGTCGGCGCGACACTGCTCGCGCTTGTCGTCACTGCTTGCGGCGGCGGAGGCGGCTCCGGCGGTTCGTCGAGCGCGAGCGCGTCGGCGAGCGGCTCGACCTCACCGACCGTCACCAACACCACGCCTTCACCGCAGCTCGTCGCCGCTAACGCAGTCCGCGTGACGGTGGATTCCGGCGTGAGCAACGTGCCCAACATGCCATTCGTGAGTATCACGATCTGCGTGCCTGGCACCGCCGCATGCCAGACCATCGATCACGTTCTGGTGGATACCGGTTCGTGGGGCGTGCGTATCTTCGCGTCGCAGTTGCCGGCTTCGGTGTCGCTGCCGCAGCAGAAGGACGCGTCGGGCAATCTCGTCGCCGAATGCATGCAATTCTTCGACGGTTATACGTGGGGCCCGGTGAGGCTCGCCGACGTGCAGATTGCCGGCGAAAAGGCCGCGTCGCTGCCCGTTCAGGTCATCGATCCGGGCTATGCAACGCTGCCGTCGGATTGCGCGAGTTTCGGCGCGTCGCGCAACGCGCCGTCCGCGTTGCAGGCTAACGGCATTCTCGGCATCGGCGTGTTCAAGCACGACTGCGGCGCGAACTGCGTGAACCAGGCCGTCGTCGGCACATACTACGGCTGCAATGGCGCGGCATGCAGCGCGATCCCGCTCGCCGAAGACCTGCAGGTCGCCAACCCGATTCCATATTTCGCCACCGACAACAATGGTTCGATGCTGACACTGCCCGCCGTGTCGGGCGGCGCGCAATCGGTCACTGGGCAACTAGTGTTCGGCATCGGCACGCAGAGCAACAACGCGCTCGGCAGTGCGCAGGTGATCGGCGTGAGCCCGTCGAATGGCACGTTCACGACCGTGCAGAACGGCACGACCTATTCGCGCAGTATCCTCGACAGCGGTTCGACCGGCCTGTTCTTCAGGACAAGTGCGCTGCCGGTCTGCGCGAGTCCGAACAACGCGTATTACTGTCCGGCCTCGACGCAGCAGTTGAGCGCCATGGTGCAAGGCGTGAATGGCGTCACGGGCGCGGTGAATTTCAGCGTTGGCAACGCGACGGCGATCGCGCAGACATACGGCAGCGATTCCGCACTGCCGTTGCTTGCGGGGCCGGCGTTCGTGACGTCGTCGATCTTTGACTGGGGCTTGCCGTTCTTCTACGGCCGCAATGTGTATGCGGCGGTCGAACAGCAGGCGACACCGGGGGGCACGGGGCCCTACGTCGCGTACTGA
- a CDS encoding FAD-dependent oxidoreductase — MTLRDAGRRVRLFDRYCGPGGRMSARQENDWQCDHGAQYFTARDDAFQAEVARWQHAGAAAAWPARVAVLNEPNQQSQPDEPNAGRQTRRIERFVGTPSMSAPARWLADALPLTTHCTIGKMWRDAHGWRLSSTEHGAIEETFDAVVLALPAPQAAPLLHAPSPELEAIARGTVMRACWALMLRFDERVPLPFDAAFVNDGPLRWIARDSSKPGRTGRETWLLHASAEWSDAHWDTPAARVAADLLDAFAQCGGPPPAAWTAHRWAHANVAPDGDPAPGYVWREADGLGMCGDWLNGGRVEGAWLSGRALGRAMVRALQSA, encoded by the coding sequence ATGACACTTCGGGACGCCGGTCGCCGCGTGCGTCTGTTCGACCGTTACTGCGGGCCTGGCGGCCGTATGAGCGCCCGGCAAGAGAATGACTGGCAGTGCGATCACGGCGCGCAGTACTTCACTGCGCGTGATGACGCGTTTCAGGCCGAAGTGGCGCGCTGGCAGCACGCCGGCGCGGCCGCGGCGTGGCCCGCGCGCGTCGCCGTGCTGAACGAGCCGAACCAGCAAAGCCAGCCTGACGAACCGAATGCTGGCAGGCAGACCAGGCGCATCGAGCGGTTTGTCGGCACACCGAGCATGAGTGCGCCGGCGCGGTGGCTCGCAGACGCGCTGCCGCTGACCACGCATTGCACGATCGGGAAAATGTGGCGTGACGCGCACGGCTGGCGCCTTTCGTCGACCGAGCACGGTGCGATCGAGGAAACCTTCGACGCCGTCGTGCTCGCGCTGCCAGCCCCTCAGGCGGCGCCACTGCTGCACGCGCCATCGCCCGAACTCGAGGCGATCGCGCGCGGCACGGTCATGCGCGCATGCTGGGCGTTGATGCTGCGGTTCGACGAGCGCGTACCGTTGCCCTTCGACGCTGCGTTCGTCAATGACGGACCGCTACGCTGGATCGCGCGTGATAGCAGCAAACCTGGGCGCACAGGCCGCGAGACGTGGTTGCTGCATGCCTCCGCCGAATGGAGCGATGCGCATTGGGATACGCCCGCTGCCCGGGTGGCGGCCGACCTGCTCGACGCGTTCGCGCAATGCGGCGGTCCGCCGCCAGCAGCATGGACCGCGCATCGCTGGGCACACGCGAATGTCGCGCCCGACGGCGATCCCGCGCCAGGCTATGTATGGCGCGAAGCCGATGGACTGGGCATGTGCGGCGACTGGCTCAACGGCGGCCGCGTCGAGGGTGCATGGCTGAGTGGCAGAGCTTTGGGGCGGGCGATGGTGCGGGCGCTGCAGTCAGCGTAG
- a CDS encoding RNA polymerase sigma factor, with translation MQDDAATDVDAGAPTLNDEKGAYLAALLKRISKRDDAAFEALYRASAASLFGLAIRVTRTSEAAEEVLQDGFIKIWRFAGSYDPDKSSPTTWMSTIVRNQALDYLRRNPYSGVYVEELDERVATGDADTDMAHQVSVDAERLAAYIGRLTPVQRQAIALAYFRGQSQSEIAHTLNAPIGTVKTWISRGLESLRAMVEARHTPHHGGLY, from the coding sequence ATGCAAGACGATGCTGCGACCGACGTGGACGCCGGTGCACCCACGTTGAACGACGAGAAGGGCGCGTACCTTGCCGCGCTCCTCAAACGTATTTCAAAGCGCGACGATGCCGCGTTCGAGGCGCTGTACCGGGCGTCGGCGGCTTCGTTGTTCGGCCTGGCGATACGCGTCACGCGCACGAGCGAAGCTGCGGAGGAAGTGTTGCAGGACGGCTTCATCAAGATCTGGCGCTTCGCCGGTTCTTACGATCCGGACAAGTCGTCGCCTACCACGTGGATGTCCACCATCGTCAGGAATCAGGCGCTCGATTATCTGCGGCGCAATCCGTATTCAGGCGTGTACGTCGAAGAACTCGACGAGCGGGTCGCCACGGGCGACGCGGATACCGACATGGCGCATCAAGTTTCCGTGGACGCCGAGCGGCTGGCGGCCTACATCGGTCGATTGACGCCGGTTCAACGGCAGGCGATCGCGCTGGCTTATTTCCGTGGGCAGTCGCAGTCGGAAATTGCGCACACGTTGAATGCGCCGATCGGCACGGTCAAAACATGGATCAGCCGCGGACTCGAATCGCTGCGAGCGATGGTCGAAGCGCGACATACACCACATCACGGCGGACTGTACTGA
- a CDS encoding response regulator yields MTRTPSTCQRWSAREVRVLHKMPRVLVVDDNAGAAEALATYLSYEGVEARAAVGCTEALRCVKDWVPDVVVLDIMMPERDGYETASALRSYLPTQSLGIVAFTSLDEDHVRETGTARHNFDGYCQKGTAPTALLALMRNIWRE; encoded by the coding sequence ATGACCCGAACACCGTCTACTTGCCAAAGGTGGAGTGCCCGCGAGGTGCGGGTATTGCATAAGATGCCGCGCGTGCTCGTCGTCGACGACAACGCCGGTGCTGCGGAAGCGCTCGCCACTTATCTCTCTTACGAGGGCGTCGAAGCCCGCGCGGCCGTTGGCTGCACGGAGGCGCTTCGCTGTGTGAAGGACTGGGTGCCAGATGTCGTCGTGCTCGACATCATGATGCCGGAGCGCGATGGCTACGAAACCGCCAGCGCGCTTCGCAGCTATCTGCCGACACAGAGTCTCGGCATTGTTGCCTTCACGTCGCTGGACGAGGATCACGTCAGGGAAACCGGCACGGCGCGTCACAATTTCGACGGTTATTGCCAGAAAGGCACGGCGCCCACAGCGCTGCTCGCGCTAATGCGCAACATTTGGCGCGAGTGA
- a CDS encoding helix-turn-helix domain-containing protein has protein sequence MRTYTHPAAEDFTLGRLFHALSDPVRLEIVRRLSTVEEATCGDLDGGRPKSSVSHHFRILREAGLVRTRVAGTVHQNSLRRADLDARFPGLMEAILKQIADEESGYIKAA, from the coding sequence ATGCGCACCTATACCCATCCCGCCGCCGAGGACTTCACGCTCGGGCGGCTTTTCCATGCCCTTAGCGATCCGGTCCGTCTGGAGATCGTGCGGCGTTTATCGACGGTTGAAGAGGCGACGTGCGGCGATCTCGACGGCGGCCGGCCGAAGTCGAGCGTGTCGCATCACTTCCGGATCCTGCGCGAAGCGGGACTTGTCCGCACGCGCGTGGCGGGGACCGTGCATCAGAATTCGTTACGGCGCGCCGATCTCGATGCGCGTTTTCCTGGGCTAATGGAAGCGATCCTGAAACAGATTGCCGACGAGGAGTCCGGTTACATCAAGGCAGCCTGA
- a CDS encoding phasin family protein has protein sequence MDRPDAANPFGDFTKMLEQFKLPGFDVPAIMEARRKDVEALVQANQTAFQGMQSLAQKQAEMLRTTLGELQSLTGQLSAGGAAPSAKTAELIQQSLHKSLADMQQLAQAAYQTQAESYAVIAKRIEENVQELRSLLQQQKK, from the coding sequence ATGGACCGACCTGACGCCGCCAATCCGTTTGGCGATTTCACCAAAATGCTGGAGCAGTTCAAGCTCCCTGGCTTCGATGTACCCGCCATCATGGAAGCACGGCGCAAGGACGTGGAAGCACTGGTTCAGGCGAATCAGACGGCTTTCCAGGGCATGCAGTCACTCGCCCAGAAACAGGCGGAGATGCTTCGCACGACGCTAGGCGAACTTCAATCGCTGACGGGTCAGCTATCGGCCGGCGGCGCCGCGCCATCGGCAAAAACGGCGGAGCTCATCCAGCAGAGCCTGCACAAGTCGCTGGCCGACATGCAACAACTCGCGCAAGCGGCATATCAGACGCAGGCGGAGTCCTATGCGGTGATCGCCAAACGCATAGAAGAGAATGTGCAGGAGTTGAGGTCACTGTTGCAGCAGCAGAAAAAGTAA
- a CDS encoding MerR family transcriptional regulator produces the protein MVTSSEDKAPVRQGYRSGEAARLAKMPVTTLRIWERRYGVVGPAKTASGQRLYTEDDVRRLTLIKLLVSRGHAIGAIARLDREQLQFLASSSGRETGGTAEFGFNDSMQIRLALVGGALVQRLKGSGVDLRPYGVTELIGFADVAEAMGAHAEPGSPRESRDSVDGLLVSVDSLQEDTAAQIIGLGDTLRVKAIAVVYSFGTGPATEILRVAGVRLYREPDSRTEFRQMLGDLCERVRIQERTGDDAVWSRVRRRYDDRELEEIAARSSTITCECPRHLAELVMKLSAFERYSDECTSRSAQDAALHRYLGDVSNRACAMVEAALERVAREEGWFAAARTTAVTEDSTADGE, from the coding sequence ATGGTGACTTCATCGGAAGATAAAGCCCCGGTTCGGCAAGGCTATAGAAGTGGTGAAGCGGCGCGTCTGGCCAAGATGCCCGTCACGACCTTGCGGATCTGGGAACGGCGGTATGGCGTCGTCGGGCCGGCGAAAACCGCGTCTGGCCAGCGGCTCTACACAGAGGACGACGTGCGGCGACTCACGCTGATCAAGCTGCTCGTCAGCCGTGGTCATGCGATCGGCGCGATTGCGCGGCTCGATCGTGAGCAGTTGCAGTTTCTCGCGTCCAGCAGCGGTCGCGAAACAGGCGGCACGGCGGAATTCGGCTTCAATGACTCGATGCAAATCCGGCTGGCACTCGTCGGCGGGGCGCTGGTGCAACGGTTGAAGGGTTCGGGCGTGGACTTGCGGCCCTACGGCGTCACTGAATTGATCGGTTTTGCTGATGTGGCCGAGGCCATGGGCGCTCACGCTGAGCCAGGCTCGCCGCGCGAGTCGCGTGATTCCGTGGATGGGCTGCTCGTGAGCGTCGACTCGTTGCAGGAGGACACCGCGGCGCAAATCATCGGGCTCGGCGACACACTGCGTGTCAAAGCCATTGCAGTGGTCTATAGCTTCGGCACCGGGCCGGCCACGGAAATTTTGCGTGTGGCCGGCGTGCGCCTGTATCGCGAGCCCGACAGCCGCACCGAATTCCGTCAGATGCTCGGCGACCTTTGCGAGCGCGTGCGCATCCAGGAGCGAACAGGGGACGACGCGGTGTGGTCGCGCGTGCGCCGTCGTTACGACGACCGCGAACTGGAAGAGATTGCGGCTCGCTCGTCGACGATCACGTGCGAATGTCCGCGCCATCTGGCCGAACTGGTCATGAAGCTGTCCGCGTTCGAACGCTATAGCGACGAATGCACGTCCCGTTCTGCGCAGGATGCAGCGCTGCACCGCTACCTCGGCGACGTCAGCAACCGGGCCTGTGCGATGGTCGAAGCGGCGCTCGAACGGGTGGCGCGCGAAGAAGGCTGGTTCGCCGCGGCGCGCACGACGGCGGTGACCGAAGATTCGACTGCAGACGGCGAGTAG